Part of the Hevea brasiliensis isolate MT/VB/25A 57/8 chromosome 16, ASM3005281v1, whole genome shotgun sequence genome is shown below.
agtcatttaatattttaataaattaatacatATATAATAAAAACAAGTATGCCTTAATCTCAAACTCGTTAGAGTCGACTATATGAGATCTTTTTTGTCATTTAGCTCTATTTAAAACTAATTCCGTATCAATATCAAAAAATTGAAAATCTTTTGATACTACTTTTCTCCACGTCATTTTAGGTCTCACCCTTTCTCTTTCACACCTTTCACTTCCATCACTAACTTATCACACTTTCGTACTAAGTCATTTGATAACTAATATATAGAAATTAGCTCatatttacataaaaattaaaatatgcatGTATGATAATTGTAATAGCAtaaataatagttattattatatttaaaaagattaaaaaaaaaagaaatgatgttaaaataaataaaaaataattatttaaaaaaataagaaatgatgttaaaataaataaaaaataatgattttGATACATTAAaaggtaatatttaaaattttaaattccaaataTATAAAATCGTAGAATTGTAAACTCATAACATCGTATCGATTTCACTATTTGAAAACAAGAGTTTACCTCGATTTTATTTGATTCTGATTTGctatacattttgatttatttagGTGGTTATAACTTGCAGAACTATATGAGTTAACTAGTGATTTTAACAATTATGGGTGCAATTAGGCTTATTTTAATGCATTTGTTGAAactaaattatgactagaacattCTATCTACAAGAAATAAGCTTTTGTTGTTGACATCAACAAATAAAGTTTCCTGTTATTCAAGGAGACACAATGACAAGCAAACATCAGGATCCTACGATAACAAAAGAAGCTCCAAAATGAAGTCTCTAATTTTTTGAGCTGCATATATCAATTTATTCTTGAACCAAACTAGATCATACCATAGTTTAAGAAAAGAATAATCTGTTAATAACTTACATGAGGTGTTTCAGAATCTTATCCGCTCTTAACTTCTCGTTAGGTCCTCCACATAATGAAACCAACTCTTTGAACTCTACAAGAACACTTTCACATATCATGCCTCTCTTTCCAGATATTACACCTGCCAGTTCCGCATGTATTGGATTCTGAATTTCAGACAAGACCTGGCATGAGGTTGAGAAAAGATTTATTCAAACTGAACTTGGACAATGATATGCACTATGacatttttttttcctcaaaaGAAAACCTTTTTGGAATCCATTGGGAGGCATACTGAACTTCAGACCTCTAAGATGAAACTCCCAAACACAAAGAGTCTATCAAAAATTACTATACAGTACCAATTAATAGGTAGATGTGTTGCACAACTGTAGCACATATCTTAGTGAATGCCATTTGCATGGTGATATGTCAAACATGGCTATCCATCATTGCTTATTGACTCACCATTGAATGCTTGGACAAAAAAGATGGGTTAAtgcctacaaaaatccaaatcgcTTGTAAAGTTCTCAAGTATAGCTATTTTTATATTTGCATCAACTATATAAACCAACTCTGACATTTGCATCAATTGCGGCCAGCCCTTTAGAAACCCAAATTGAAACATTAATTATCAGAAAAACCTTTTCCAAATCTGTTTTGATCTCCTACCTCTAAACCTTCTCAATTCTCACTTCAATCACATGTCTCTCTAGTTCATCCAGATCGCTCCCTGCATCAATTGCACTTTTCCTAGTCCACTTATGCCTCTTTCTGCACTGCTTGTGTAAGTACTATTTGCACCAATTCCACCTCTACCTCTTCATACACCTGCACCAAAATCACTTTCTGCAAACCGCACTTCATATGCACTCACTCCCAACTTAGGACTTCTTAAGATGGCCataattaatagaaattttaaACTTGATggatataattgaaaaaaaaaattgtagtaATTGAAagttttattaaagttttggaTTTAAATTAATCATTAATTCCAAAAAAATAAACAAACAAAAAAAGTGGAGAGGGCCTGAGGAAACAAAAAATAGTTATATGCAGAGAAGAATAATCAAATGGttaacaatattaaattaatcaaattggtTGCAACAAGCATTGCCGCCACACCACATTTAGAGATTAAGCAGAAGTGTAGGATAGGAGCAAAGTTTGTGTGCATTCTTACTTAACAAGTGATGCTGCAAGACAAGCCAATGTGCCCCTTTTTATCACATGATTTTTCTTACAGTCTCACCTCCTCAGCTTGGAATCAAATCAATGCAGTAGACCGGCTATTGCTTAGCACTAATTTTGACATATTGCAAGATAAGTCAAGAGAGCCTATATAAAAAAGTTTTAACAAAGGTCGTAAACTTCCTATGTTTATGTACACACTATCTTTTATTGTACATTAAACAGCCTACATATACACCAGCAGTACTATCCATGCAAACCATATCAAACCCAATGAATTTACAAGCAGAAAGGCATAACTAACACTGATGACTAAACTATGGACAATGATTGTGAAAATCTTGTGGCCTTGGATCAGAATTAGAAAGAAGCACAAAACCAAAAAGTAAACCTAACCTGTGCAATCACAAACTCAAAGTTACCCTTAAACCGCTGCCTCAATTCAATCTCTGGTGTAGCCAAAAGTTTCTCACTACAACCATTGCTGATGCCCGATACAAGAGCAATAAGAGCTGTTGTATCAAAATTTATAAGATCACCATCGGGTTTAACTTTGGGAGACCATAAATTGAGTCTTGAAATAAGAGAACAAAGCCCATCTTCCTCATCCAAGTTTACTTTGGTGTGCTCTTCTTGAAGCTCTAGCCCAACAGAATCAACAACTGATTCTTGAACAGACCCACATTCCGAATTCCTGTCAACCTTTATCTGAAGAAAAAGCGAATGTTTATATGGTGTTCGAAGCACATTTATCCAATCCCCTTCCAATTCCTCGCAGAAATCAATCTCAAATGCCCCAAATTCGTCACACAGCTTCTGGAAGAAAAAATCACCAAGTCcacgagaaaagaaaagaagaattgaAGAAGGTTTGAATATCTGGGCAGAGCGGGCAGCATCCAGGAGTCGTTTAATTCTCGATTTTAAGTACAAATTCCAAGAAAGATACTTGGGATTTCTATCAGAAGCAATGATCCATACTGGGTTTTTATTGACAGTACAAACTATATCAACATGGACAGTGAGTGCTttcgaagaagaaaaagaagaagaagacgacacAGGAATTGGCTTGCAAACACGCGAAACCGCCGTCACAAATGGCTGCTCGAGAAGGTGAACGACGGCCTCCAGGTGGCCAACGTTGACACTGCAAAATCACAGAAGAATGATCAATAAGCGAATTGGGCAGCTATAAAATCACCAAAGAATGATGATGAATGAGCAAATTGAGTGAAATTGTTTGGAGAAATAGAGAAGAAAGGGAAGAACCTGAGGGAAAGAGTAGGAGAAGGAGATCGAGAGAGGAAATGGAGCTCAGAAAGGGCCAATTTGAGGAGAGTGCGGGAGCACGAAATGGTGATGCTGGTGCGAGCAGGTAACCTGTGTATTCTATCTATGATTGTTTGGCATCTATTTCTTGCGACTTGAATTTCCTTTTCCGCCATCTAATCGTTTCAATGCCTCATTTTGCAGCAAAATTTTCGTTGTATATGACCACCGCGCAGCAGCTGCTTATTTTTGTTtggaaaaattactatttaaattttatattttaaaaaattaattatttaattttttattttataaaatgcaTTAATTATCCTATATGTTCTTGTTCCATTTACTTTTTAATCTCTTCACTTGATTTAAATCAAATTTTCTATTAGTCAatagaaaatatatttataagtactaataattcaaaattttaaaaataaagaaattatataattatattttttaaaatataaaaattaaataatattcacactaatatttaaaataactaaaagaactaaaaataaataaagtaaaaatattaaaaataacttATGCATTTTTTAAATAAGATGACTAAGTTATTAATtctgttaaaataaaaaaattaaatagtattgtttcttttattatataaattataataataaattataagttgttTATTTGATATGTCAAAAATTATAAGATAATCTCTAAGATGtgtcaaaattataaatttatatttagttaAACAAAACTACAGGCGTGACATTTTTGAACATGTAAAAGAAAGTTTACAAAGAATACCAAAATTACATTCAAGTTTATTGTCAATGCAATCCCTTACTCTTTGTTTATGAGGAAGATGGcttcaaaattaaaatattacataCGACAAGAAAcaatactatttaatttttttattttaacagaATTAATAACTTAGTCATCTTATTTAAAAAATGCATAAGTTTCTTTATCATCATTATTTTTTATCATATGATCTTGAAAAGCATTTACCAAAAACAatcatttattgtcttgaataatGCTGAACGACCAAGAAGATGTAAGATGATATGCATACGGTATATAGGTATCAAAATTCATCTTTATTGCTAGTATTTATTAGTACCATGCATATCATATCTCATAACAAATATTAATTCAAAACCATAAAAAATTATTctctaaaaaaatcaaaataatttttaaaactaaaatttcaatATGCTACATTATATAGTAACAAAAAATATAtaagatattaaatttaaaattaaatagtacttaagtttttaaattattattttataaaatattcaagtgtttaaattattattttataaaatatttaattattaaaaattaattttatttgtttaaaatgaaaaccaaaataattttggaagaaaatctaaaaatattttttttactttttctaaAAGTAattaacaaatttttttttttttttaccatgtCAGTTGAAATGTAAGAAACTTGATTTCTAAATTCTTTAGATATAAAAAACTAAATAATGTTTTTGGTTCAAAAAAGCACTTAGTGTTTTtcataatttgatttttttttttaattcttaagatATATTCTGAGAAGGCATGATAATTTGATTCTTTAGTCATCAAATTCAATGTTCAAAGACAAACAAACCCCAAGGGCCAACCACAAGGGCCAAAAATGTCCACACTTTGTTGTGATCAACCTACTTAGCAATtgttatctcatttttatattcATAATAGTTGGTGCCCCTGCTATCTGCATGAAACGAATAGACAGATGGTGTACAAATGAAATTGCTAAGACAAATAACAATTGTAATTCATCCAAGCGTACCATAATTTTCATCCATCAAATAAATCAATAGCAAAATTAATTTCACAATTAGCGTATCAGTTGTCATTGCATAAGCTTCATGACTGCCAATCAAACTTTAAAAAAttccaaaatttaaattttatagacATCCTTTATGTATACTTAACATTAGAATACTTATGCTTTCTTTTATAAaaacctgaatttttaaaatatataatattttaatttttaacttttaaatttttattactgctattattgttttaagtagaGATTATTTTCTTACTGTCAAACcataaaaataatatacaaaagctTAAGCAGTTAATTGGATTGATATTTTCGATAAACAAATATATAACGGCACTCTTATCAGTTTATTATGATAGTATTTGTGACAAATTGCTTCGGATATAGCACTAAAGAAATATAAGCATAATTCCGAAATACTAAATTTATAGCTGTGGAATTATAAGAGCATCATAAAAGTAGAGTTAGAAATGTTTATAGTCAAGAATATTTACATAGATAGGGAAACATTACAATCTAAAGTCATggttgtagacaccatattttggtcaatttttaaatACACAACTTGTTTAAAATACAAATTTTCTCTTTATAAGTTATGGTATAATTTCAGTAAATGAATTTCTCGTCTGAACATCATCCGATCTCAATGAGCAACCTAAATTATGATCTGATCACAGGTCACTTATCTGAACTCAGCAATGGTTAGTCTTTAGAACAATTCAATCCCACACACAATTAGGTTGTTTTTCCAATCTTTTCGTTGTGTGTTTATGTTTTTAGTTTCAAAACTATTTTCATACGCCTTAAAGTCATTTTCCGATCTCTTCGTTTGTATTCGATATGTTCTGATTGATATTCGATCTTCGGATCATCTAACCTTGCATTCtgttatttttcgatctcattGTGTTCAAAATACCCCAAAATTCCAAATTATGGATAGTTTTGTGATCAGGTATCTGGCCTAGATTGCCTACACCTTTAAAAAAGATTCTATCCGATCTCTAAATAAGTTACTTCAATTATGATCCTATCTCAAGTTAcaaatcactcttcaaatgttttAAGTTTCAATCGATATTCGATCTCAGGGTTATCTAATCTCACGTTCGTGTGCAATGCTTTTTCCTATCTCTCTAAGGTGGTCTTATGTTTTATGATTGATAACTGACCTCAGGATCGTCTGATTCTATGTTCAACTTTATTCAATTGATTGGCCATTAATTCTATCTGATCTGTTCAGTACTCGTGCATGATCTGATATTctcccgatctcatcaagaaaattgaTCACAAAAAGAATTTATTCATTTCAAAAGATATGATTACAAAGTCATTCGGCGGGAGGTCTACCCCAGTCCAATCTTCAGGTATATTTTCAACATTTATGTTCTCCTCCCTCTCTTGATCGCCCTCACTCTCTGCCTCAGCTCCCGAAGCAAGTTCCTTGAGCCAGGCAAAGTCCTCGTTGGGATAGCGCTTGGTGAGCTCGGCAAGGAGATCACTATGGGCTTTCACATTAAGCCCCAGCTTCCTTCATCAGAGCCTCCTCCTCCTTCGCTTGGATCTCCTCGGAGAACTTAACCTGGATATCGTCAAGTTCCTTCTCTAGCCGAGCTGCCCTCTCTTCATGAGACTTCGCCTGTTCTTCCAATTCGATGATCCGAGCATTCACAGCAGAGAGTTGGTTCTGCGCTGCCGCCGCATCTTAGGACATCTTTGACATCTCCCTCTTTATAAGATAAACCTTCTCTCTGACTGCGTGCTAGGTCGCCATTGCTTCCAAGCTCAAACTCATTGAGAGATTAAGAAGATCATTGATACTTTTGGGGCCCATTCTGGTCTGGTCCTCAGGAAAGGAGATCGTAGCACTCAATACTTTTGCCAAGTCTAAGTTGTCCTGCACCGATTTATTTTTCTTCAATGATTGGAGTAGTATTCTGGTACCATGCGAGAAAGGTCACCCAAACGAAGCTCCCTGCCTTGAGGATCTGCCCTCTATAATTGAGGAGACCAGCGACGAAAGGAGGTTCAGATCGAGTGGGAGGCTCCATGGTGAGGATTTACACCTCTGGGATCGGTTGCTCTTGGAATTGAACCTCAGAGCTTGTCTTTTTAGTTCGGGCTCTCTTCATTTCTAGTACCTTCCTACTAAGCTCCTTATTCCGCTTCCAAGCTTCTCTCACAGCTTCACCTCCTGCCATATCTACATAGAAAAGCAAGTTAGTGAGATCGTTAGGACTAAGAGATCAAAGATTCAAGTTTTACCCATCCCCGGGCCaaggtcagagagttgcagctcGATGTTCTCATGGGCGATCATAGTCATTATCCACCATTTCAGTGCAAGGATCACGTTCAAACATGAGTATCTGCGAGTTGTCGCCTGGCTTTTCAGTTCCTTCACCATGGCATTCTTAGCTTCATTCCAGGTGATTTTCTTTTCTGGCTTTGGGACCAGGTAATTCCAACTATGGGGAATTCCCACAAAACTACTAGGATCTTACTCCTAAGGAAAAAGAACCAATCTTTCCAATTTTTTAGcgaggaagggagatcggtgaagagctcATAGTTCGGCTTTGCTTAAAAGAACCATAATTCATCATCTTTTCCCCTAGTAAGCCTGTGAAGTTTAGCGAAGACCTTCACTATGGGCTCCAGTCCCTTGGCTCAGTAAAGACCTCTGAAGGCCATCAGAGTTTGCtaggagttcggatgtacttgagtTACGCTAACTCAGTGATACTTTAGAACATCTTTGTAAAATTGTTCCAGAGAAAACCGCAGCccggattttaatttttcttcatataCTATAATCAGATCTACTTCATCGAAGAAGTGATAGGCTCGAAGATCTCTGTGGCACttaatgtgtaacaccctcatactaagtaatcctgtacattctactgtttgagtgactaatgtctgttcagacagctagaatgtctagagctatacttaaatcacatagagaatgtaacacccctaagttcggtagtgcgttctgctgct
Proteins encoded:
- the LOC110632668 gene encoding uncharacterized protein LOC110632668 — translated: MAEKEIQVARNRCQTIIDRIHRLPARTSITISCSRTLLKLALSELHFLSRSPSPTLSLSVNVGHLEAVVHLLEQPFVTAVSRVCKPIPVSSSSSFSSSKALTVHVDIVCTVNKNPVWIIASDRNPKYLSWNLYLKSRIKRLLDAARSAQIFKPSSILLFFSRGLGDFFFQKLCDEFGAFEIDFCEELEGDWINVLRTPYKHSLFLQIKVDRNSECGSVQESVVDSVGLELQEEHTKVNLDEEDGLCSLISRLNLWSPKVKPDGDLINFDTTALIALVSGISNGCSEKLLATPEIELRQRFKGNFEFVIAQVLSEIQNPIHAELAGVISGKRGMICESVLVEFKELVSLCGGPNEKLRADKILKHLMVVPDSPSERMMWLPTTRKLALKNKVVFGTGDHWHAPTLTANMAFVRAVSQTGMSLSTIAHRPRALTGDY